Part of the Methanobacterium sp. genome, ATAGATACGTGGAAATGGCCCGGAAGATAGCCACCAAGTACAACCTGAAAATGCCATCCTCATGGAGGGGAAGGTTCTGCCGGAACTGCAATCAATTCCTGAAACCCGGTTCTAACTGTCAGGTTCGTTTGAAAGACTCAATGGTAAACATAAAATGCATGGAATGTGGAGAAATTATGAGAAAGCCTTACATAGAAGAAAAAAAGGCAAAACGGAGGAATAAAATTGAATCCCGCACATTCCAAGAAGGAACTGATGCATAGATCCCTTTCAACCATCACATTAAACATAGGCAAATCCGGAGTTAACTCCGGTGTTATGGATGAAATAAACCGCCAGCTTAAAGAAAGAGAAGTGGTGAAACTTAGATTTTCCAAGGGCATATCCCTGGAGAAAGAAAACTATATTACCCACATCATCGAAAAATCAAATGCTAAACTCATTGATTTTAGAGGTAACGTTGCAGTAATCTTCAAAAAAAAGAGATAATTAGGAGGATAATATGACTACAATTTACGATGTACCTGCCGACTCGCTCATTAGCGAAGTCGCTAAGGAGTTAAGTGAAAACAAAAAGATAACCCCCCCAGAATGGGCTCCATTCGTTAAAACAGGGGTTCACAAAGAGAGAAGGCCAGAAAACCCAGATTGGTGGTATGTGCGATGTGCATCCCTACTTCGCAGGGTTTACATAGATGGTCCAGTGGGAATAAACAGTCTTAGAACTTACTACGGTGGTAAAAAAGACAGAGGCACCAGCCCTGAGAAATTCAAGCGAGGCAGTGGTTCTGTAACCAGAACAGCCCTTCACCAGTTAGAAGAAGCAGGTCTTGTTCAAAAACAGGGTGAAGGTCGAGTTGTAACCCCTACTGGAAGGTCTTTCCTGGATAAAGCTTCATTCGAGCTAAAAAAAGATATTCCAGAACTGGCAAAATATTAATTGGATAAACATATTATGGGATGATTTAGGATAGGGAGGTATTAGATGAGCGATATTGAGGAAATACGGCGTAGGAGAATGCAAGAACTGCAACAGCAGGCAGCTCAACAGCAAGCTCCAGATGCCCAATCCCAGGAACAAATGCGCAGGGAGATGGAGGCTCAGAAGAAACAAGCTATGATGCAGATACTCACCCCTGAAGCACGCAGTCGCCTGGCTAACCTCCGCCTCACCAAACCAGAGTTCGTAGATCAAATCGAACTACAACTCATCCAACTGGCCCAAATGGGTCGGGTATCATCAAAAATCACTGATGAGCAGCTTAAGGAATTACTCCGTAAGCTAGCCGGTCAAAAAAGAGAAATTAACATCACCTGGAAATGAAAGCCGCGATACTCTACAGCGGAGGTAAAGACAGCTCCTTAATGGCAGTCATACTAAAACGCTTAGGATATCATGTGGAACTTTTAACAGCCAATTTTGGTGTTTTTCCTTCCTGGAAATCAGCAGCAAGATCTGCATCGGCCTTAGGATTTAAACACAGGATTCTGGAGGCAGACTCCACCCTCCTGGAAGGAGCGGTGAACATGATCCTGAAGGATGGCTTCCCCAACAATGGAATAAACTACCTGCACCGGGAAGTCCTGAGATTGGCTGCAGAGAACTACTCCTTGGTGGCCGATGGCACCAGAAGAGATGACCGTATACCTAAACTAAATTCAGCGGAAATACAAAGCTTTGAAGATTCTAAAGGCGTACAGTACCTGAACCTTGCAGGATGGGGTCATAAGACCATAAACCAACTGTCGGAACAATTTTTCAGAGTGGTGAAAGAACCCACCAGCATGGAAAATAACTCTGACTATGAGATTGAAATAAGATATCTCATAAGCAAAGGCGAAGGCGAAGACACCGCTACTAAGTTATTTCCCCCACACATACAATCAAGAGTAATAGGATGGAGAGAAGATGAGCAGAAATAGACCATTAGCCAAAAAGTTAAGGATGGCAAAGGCAGGCAAGCAGAACAGGCGGGTGCCTCTATGGGTTATGATGAAGACCAATCGTAAGGTCAGAACTCACCCTAAAATGAGACACTGGAGAAGAAGTAGTCTGAAGATATAAATACTGGATATGAGGAGTGAACAGAGATGGAAAGAGTTTACGTTATACCCCTTCGGGATGCAAAAACAGCTCCCCGTACCAAAAGGTCACCTAAAGCGACCCGTGTGGTAAGGGAGTTCATCCAGAAACACATGAAATCCGACGATGTCAAAATGGATGAATCGGTAAATGAAAAAATATGGGAAAGGGGAATTCAAAAAATACCCCCTAAGATCAAGGTTAAGGCAACCAAAGATGAAGATGGTTCCGTTCTGGTCACCCTAGCCCAGTAGGTGAGCTCCTATGATTAGGAGAGTTAATCTGGCAGGCAACCCCAACCTGGGTGTTTCCATTGCAGCCACTGATAAAGTGGCTCTGGCACCACCTAACCTGGGAGAAAAAATGGTGGGAGTGGTTGAAGAATCCCTTCAGGTTCCGGTAATAAAAACTCCCATCAGTGGAAGTAGTCTAGCCGGTGCCCTGGCAGTAGGAAACTCCAGGGGATTTTTGGTATCCAGATATGCCTTTGACACAGAGGTAAACGCCATTAAGGAATTTGGGTTAGAAGTGGAACGGATACCTGACCGACTCACTGCAGTGGGTAACATCATCCTGGCCAATGATCATGGGGCAGTGGTAAATCCACTACTCTCAGATGAAGCAGTGGATGTGGTCTGTGAGACCCTGGATGTGGAAGTAGTCCGAGGAAGTATAGCTAATTTCAAGATCACCGGATCAGTGGCTGTTGTCACCAACAAAGGAGCATTGGTCCATCCATCAGCAACATCAGATGAATTAGAGTTCCTGGAGAAAACTATGAATGTTCCTGTAGATGTGGGAACCGTGAACCAGGGAACAAAACTGGTGGGAGCAGGTGCAGTGGCCAACTCCAATGGAGTATTGGTGGGAGAAAAGACTACCGGTCCGGAAATGGCAAGAATAGAAGAATCATTAGGTTTTCTTGAGGAATTATTATGAAGACAAAAATATTTAGAGTTCAAGGTAAGTTCGTCATGGGCGACAGATTTAAACCCTTCACTAAGGAACTGAAAGCCACTGGTGAAAATGATATTAAGGAAAAGATATACTCTGAATTTGGTAGCAAACATCACATTGTACGCAACCAGATCCACATTTTGAAAATAGAGGAAATTTCCGCTGAAGAAGTTCAGGACACCCTGATCAAAGCACTGACTTCGGAGTGAACAACATGGAAGACCGACAAAGGCTGGAAGAGATTATAAACGAGCTCAACGCCTACAAGGCACAGGCCGACATGCTGAACCAGCAGGTAGAAACCCTTAAGGCCACTATATCTGACATGACCATAGCCCAGGAGACC contains:
- a CDS encoding ribonuclease P protein component 4, which produces MIKIASERMEILFQRAEEEFALHPERSHRYVEMARKIATKYNLKMPSSWRGRFCRNCNQFLKPGSNCQVRLKDSMVNIKCMECGEIMRKPYIEEKKAKRRNKIESRTFQEGTDA
- a CDS encoding YhbY family RNA-binding protein, with translation MHRSLSTITLNIGKSGVNSGVMDEINRQLKEREVVKLRFSKGISLEKENYITHIIEKSNAKLIDFRGNVAVIFKKKR
- a CDS encoding 30S ribosomal protein S19e, which codes for MTTIYDVPADSLISEVAKELSENKKITPPEWAPFVKTGVHKERRPENPDWWYVRCASLLRRVYIDGPVGINSLRTYYGGKKDRGTSPEKFKRGSGSVTRTALHQLEEAGLVQKQGEGRVVTPTGRSFLDKASFELKKDIPELAKY
- a CDS encoding DNA-binding protein; amino-acid sequence: MSDIEEIRRRRMQELQQQAAQQQAPDAQSQEQMRREMEAQKKQAMMQILTPEARSRLANLRLTKPEFVDQIELQLIQLAQMGRVSSKITDEQLKELLRKLAGQKREINITWK
- a CDS encoding 50S ribosomal protein L39e, with the translated sequence MSRNRPLAKKLRMAKAGKQNRRVPLWVMMKTNRKVRTHPKMRHWRRSSLKI
- a CDS encoding 50S ribosomal protein L31e yields the protein MERVYVIPLRDAKTAPRTKRSPKATRVVREFIQKHMKSDDVKMDESVNEKIWERGIQKIPPKIKVKATKDEDGSVLVTLAQ
- a CDS encoding translation initiation factor IF-6; translated protein: MIRRVNLAGNPNLGVSIAATDKVALAPPNLGEKMVGVVEESLQVPVIKTPISGSSLAGALAVGNSRGFLVSRYAFDTEVNAIKEFGLEVERIPDRLTAVGNIILANDHGAVVNPLLSDEAVDVVCETLDVEVVRGSIANFKITGSVAVVTNKGALVHPSATSDELEFLEKTMNVPVDVGTVNQGTKLVGAGAVANSNGVLVGEKTTGPEMARIEESLGFLEELL
- the rpl18a gene encoding 50S ribosomal protein L18Ae; this translates as MKTKIFRVQGKFVMGDRFKPFTKELKATGENDIKEKIYSEFGSKHHIVRNQIHILKIEEISAEEVQDTLIKALTSE